The sequence GCTAACAAAATATGTTCTTTAGTCTGTGGCATTGGTCCATCAGCACCCGAAACGACTAAAATCGCTCCGTCCATCTGCGCAGCACCTGTAATCATATTCTTAACATAATCAGCATGACCTGGACAATCTACATGAGCATAATGCCTACTCTCAGTCTCATACTCAACAGTAGCTGTATTAATAGTAATCCCACGCGCTCTTTCTTCAGGTGCAGCATCGATTTCATCGTATTTTTTAGGAGCAGAGCCACCTGTAGCAGCAAGAGCCATGGTCAAAGCAGCAGTAAGAGTGGTTTTCCCATGGTCAACGTGCCCAATTGTGCCGATATTGATATGGGGTTTCTTTCTTTCGAATTTCCCACGCGCGGCGCGTACGGTTAACCGGGTGGCGCGTGGGGAAAAAGGGGTGGTGGGTGTTTGAAATTGGACGGATAAGGTTGATGGGTGGGAGAGAAAAGAGGAGGTGAGGATGAGTTTTTTTGAGGTTGAGAATGAAAGGGCgaaattagggttagggtttgaaGGGTTTATGAGGTTTATAGATGAAGAAGAGAGAGCTGAAATCGCCATTTTTGGTTCAAGAAAATAAGAGAGGTGGGAGAGATTTGGGAGAGATAAACAAAGAGATTGTGTATTTGTGTTATTTGTGTGAGTGAGTGTGTTCTCTTTATCTATCTACAAGACCTATGTATCTATTGTGTTTATAAAGATACAAATTCAACCTCATATCCCATTCTATCAACTTTCACAATTTCAAGTAGATAACATTTTCATTTTTACtattttctaaaaaataattaaaaaataaattactaacaaaaaaataaattagaaagaGTTTGGTACATGTTCAAAGTGAATTTATGGTTTGTAAAAGAGTTTCATTTATGACTATTTGCTAGtatttgtttatttattaaatGTGTTACATAAGGTTGCATTTAGTTTCTACCTTGGggtttttttttgctaattaaatttCTACCTTGGTTTTTATGAAGGCACCAAGTTGAATTCTAGTTACTTGATTTTAAGCTGTTGATATATACCTTGATGTTTCAGTTTTGTTCAAACTCTGGCTTTCTTGGGGATTTTTGTGGTCAATCAAGTGCATTTGTGTCCCTCTGTGAACTACATGCTTCTCCAACAAGAGAAATTAGTATCTTATACAAATTTCTCAACATCCCCTGTAACTGATAAGCCATCCAATACAAAAATAAAATCAATGCTTCAACAGAAAATATTCTTTACAACTCGATATAACCATAAAACTCATATCGATTTATTTAGATAAGATCATTGTACAGATTAGGACGTTATTGTGAGCTGGCGAAACATTTTAATAACAATCAGCCTCTCACCCAAAAGACTGAACAATTTAATAGCAGCTTTGGAGGCGCAAATATTACTTGTTCTTAAGTGGATTTAGTCTATCCCTGAGATAGTAGAGTTTGGCCCTCCTCACTTTCTTCTTGTCCAGCACCTTTATCTCCTTTATATTAGGAGAATACCTGCATCAGCCACTCATTTCAGTCATCATCTGAAAGAATGTCTAAGAAAAATTGCAATCGAAGGACAAATGGAAAAATCGTTTCTGCTATTAATTATCAATCACTTGGGGTAAACAAATGTACGCAAAGGTTCAAGTAATCAAGCAAAAGACTTGCAGCAACAAGAATGTCCATTGTCCAAGTAAATATACAATCAGTTATGCATTGACCATTTAAGGTGAGAGCCCATATCTGACTTCACACATCGAATTCCACATTAAGTTTTTAAGCAGACCAGTTAGTACTCAGTACCTATAAGAccattttaatttaaaattttggtACACCTCATGATACAAGTTacatttctaaaatttttgtgaCCAACTCTTAAATTGACAATAAAGTCAATTCATGAGATATGATGAAAAGAAAATGGTGCAGTTGTGATGCAGAACCAAAAAATTTAATCTAAGACATGTTACAGAATAATCTAACATACTGACAATTCACCATTTTTCATATAAAATTTGTTATTACATGTACCAACAGAGGTGAGCATGAGTAAGCAAAACTTTTTATTTCTAAACGAGTAATCGAAGTATTTTAACATTGAGCGGAGAAACGATGTATATTAGTAGGCATCTTCTGCAGGAGTAGGTTTCGCCTTACTAACAAAACTCGATAAAATCATTATAATGGTTAAAGCAGCTTCCAGAAGGTTCTCGTAATCTGTTGCAGCCTTTGGAAAACATGTTTTATAAGTAATAGTACCGAAGAAGCAATATGCACAATAGCGGAAAACTTACAATGGAAAGAGAGATTCAACTCCAATTCCTGTTATCAGCCTTCTTAGTCTGATAGTAGTATTGAGACCCGCGTTGCGCCTAGCGATAACAATGCCTTTTAAGGTTGAAATCCGTCTCTTGTTCTCGGGTGTTTCCTATGACAATAAGAACCATAACAAAATTTAGATGTAAATACCCCCAATCCGCCAAGGATCACGTAATCTATTAGTATTTATGCATATATAAATGACCAACACAGGTCCCTCTCTAAGAACATTTGTTACCACTTTAAGCTGAATAATGTGACCAGGCTTTATTTCAGGTATCTCTCTTTGTGCTTTAACTTCCTCCACTGCTTCCTGGTCAAGAATCTGCGATGTACATTTATTTTTTTACTCTAATACAAAAGGAAAGAAACACCTTTCAATTACGTAGGTTTTCTCCATTGTCTTCACAAAAAACAAAATGTACAATTAGATTGCTCATACCTGCACAATATTTCTGGCTGTTTTGTCAAGTCTCTTGAACTTGATGCGCGGGACTACATCCAGTAGAGGAGCAGGATTATCTTTTAAAGACGAGTCAGAATTTCCTATCGTTGTGATGCACCTACTGAGAATAGTTGACTTCATGGCCCCCAACTGAAAGGAACTTTGGTTAGAATTTCTGTAGAATACTAATAGTATAAGTACTTGGAATTTCGAAAAGAAATTCAAATAACAATCTGTGCAGCATTAAATACTTATTGGAATCTGGTCCGGCACATACAAAAGACATACTTTAGCATTCAAAATAACAAGAAAATTAAAGAAAGACATGTAGCCTTTATACTATGATAAAATGCGGTCTCTCATAGACCATAGCTAAAACATAAACAGGACACTAACTCAATTACATAAAAATATATAAGATAGGCAATAACCGGAGTTGCTGAGTTAATTTAGCCTAAATGATACAGTTCTACCAGGACCGTATTAGAAGCTATTTCTGCAGTATGTTATAAGCATATGTAGCTAGGACTGGGAGATGATTTATACGGCATGACAGTCAAAAGACTTGAAACTAAAGTCATTTGAGGCTGCTCCTTTTCTAAATTCATCTTATTCATTACAAAAAAATCTTCTTTATATCACCTAATCTGATCTTTCTTTCCTCCCGTCAATTCTCTGAATTTGTAAATTTCCCTTTAAAAACTAACCTACAACCGCATGCTCATAAATATTCACTTGCAATACCTCTTCAATAACCATTACAATAAACTCCTCAGAACTAACAAAAGTGAGTCACAAATTGATATCTCTCTACtttaaataaacaaaatcatGCATAATATGAAGACACGTCCATTAATCACATAGAACATTTGATTAATTTGTCTACTTAAATACCTCAATAAACAGTggataaataaattaataatgtAATGGTGACAAACATAGTTATGCACTTTAACATAAAGAAATTGAAATATAGCTTTATTTAGATATGTTTGGTGTCATTTTAAAACTATAGATTGGAGCAAAAGCTCTATTTTAACATCAAAATTCACTTTTTAGTTTCAAAATGTAGCAATAGCTATACGCATTTTAGCATCATCACTGGACTTGCTCTAAGACAATGTTCCCCGAGTAGCTTGACTGAGTCTCGTAAAGTCTTAATAACCTTTCATTAATAATCCTTTGGACAAACATAAACAAATTTGCAAGAACCAAGTAAGCAACATCCCTAAGGCCTAAACTCATACTCTTTCGGAATACTACAACATATAATGACAATTTACAAAAATCAACAATCTTTTTCGACAATCGGAAAAGGGGTAATAAACATTCACAACAACAAAGTAAAGAAACGGTCTAATTTCATACCGAGGCAGACCAAGAACTGGAAATTGGGCTTGTCCAAAATCGAACCCAAGAACAATTTGTCATAGCAGGAAGTGCAATTGAAGTGAATTGATTAGACCCTCCTGGAGAAAGTGATGCAAAAGCCCTATCTGATATGTAATCAACATTCTTATGTAAATGCCTGGTGACTACTCGAATCTTGCCCAAAAAAGATTGCATTTTTTTCTTGAAATCAATACAATCTGCAATTATAAACAAAACACATGAAGTATTTAGCAAGAAAATGCATGTAGATGTTTATATATACTAAACTACACAGCACACACACACAGTGACGAACCTGTTAAGTGTTAAGGCTTGAGGACTGTTTACCCTGTACTGGCCTCGGTAACATTTTAATTAAATCTCCATTTGTAATATTTtgaatttctttattttttatcGATGTAAATTCACAATTAAACCTCAGTCAAATAGATAAATGTATATAGAACCgtaaaattttattaatttgtCAAAATTATTCGTTTATTAAGACTAAGAAATTGTTTGGTATGCAGACTTTTCTTCAGGAATTTGAACTTTCTAGGAATTTATTTATGATACACTTGTTTGGGTGTCAAAAATAAAGGAAGTTAAAATAACAAGTTACTTATCCACTCCCCCTTAGTTATTCACACTTCCCATCCTCAAAAATAGACATAACACATTTGCttataactatatatatacatgtgtatatatattttataattacaaGTTCCTGCACTTCCCAGGAACTTAAACAGGCACTAAAAATAAGCAATTTCTGTTATATTGATATCATAGAAAGATTAGTTATTTATCGCATGTTaatttgagttagattctaaAACAAATCACACAATTTAAAAGTTAGTAAATAATATGAAATTTGTTGATGTCAAGTTAAAATAAGCCACTTCACTTCTTGGTTTATGTCTTCTGCTGAGAATCAGCCATCAGTTTCACGAAGTTTATTTTGCAATCAGCATTAGAATTCAAATTTCAGTAGAATTATGCTTGGTGTTAAATTTTCTGTGCTAAGAAGTGGTAAAAAAATTGTAAGCAATTGACACAAAATTTGTTAACTGTCataaaaagacaaattatttaaGCTCAATATATTGAAATAACAATAAAATCTGCCTTCAATTCAGTAATGATTCCATTACATATATCAAAACTTAACAAAACTCTTAAAGATAAATACTATAAGGGACTTCCAAAGCCTAATATATGTCCCATAGTTGGGCTTGCTGTCCTGCATCATACATGAGGGGGTCATGTGTGAGCCTGAGATCCTTCCTCTCCTCAGCGAGGCTTAGTCGTACGCCAGGTTGAAGCTCATAACACTGGCGTATATCAAGGGATTCAAGATGAGGACAGTTATCAAGAATGGCCTGCAAGCCTTCTTTGTCCATTGTATTTGCAACGAGCTGTCAATGCCGTAGTCCAGGCATGTTTTTTGCAACAGCTTCAGCTTCCTCATTAGACTGAACACGTTGCCCTTTTCTAAGTGAGTGCAATTTGAATGATTTCAGTTGAGGGCAACATTTCCCTGCAGCTTCAACAACTTGCCCAGATATGAAAATGCGGTGAAAATGGAGTTCCTCCAATAATGGAAGTCTTTTGACCACTTCGATCAATCCTGGATAAGTAAAGTTAACACAAGATATGAGATGTAGACGTCTCAGCTGACTTGATCTTCGAACATGGAAAAAAGGAAGGCCAAAATGTCAGCATACACTTGTCACCACCAAAGATACATGTCACATCTATTTGGTTATTGCCAATAGACTAATTGCAAGCAAAATCCGCAAAATCCAAAATAGAACATTCATATTCCAGACAGAGATTTCGTCCAATACAGTGACGGCTAACTACGTTCATACGTCATAACTCATAACTATATAAACATGCATTTCAAGCCAAGTGCTTCATTTAGCATCTGTTATCAACACTCAAATTCAAGAGCAGCAAAAATCAGGGGAGACAAAAAGAACAAGAGAGAGGAAGCAACACTAGGTACTTTGCTTGGTACTTCATTAAAAAAGTCATGCAATTTGCTGTTATAATAAATTATGATTCATAGGAGCAATTCAGGAGCCACACTTGTCTAATAACATATCTTATGCATCAACAAATCTAACTATTTACTAAATTAAAATGTAGCATATCACTTCACCCGCAACTAATAACTTTCATAAGAAAACATGTATGAACATTAGGGAGATGGTCAAGGACAAAAGATTGTTAGCACCGTATAAAATGTATTGTCATGCATGCATGCATACTAAAAATCCTACTGGTATGCTACAAATATCTTTTGTACCTGACCGACCTCTAAAATTAAAGCATAACGATATTAATATCACGTGCAATCGAAACATTATATtgtaataaaaatataatattgaaaaatttcaaaaaatatcaCCGTTGTGAGATATAAAGAAGCAAACGATCAGTAGCCCAAAAAGCAATAGTTAAATCAAGTAATTTTCCAGAACTCAAGTCCACAGCTTGACGGGCCATAGTTTCGAGAGGAGGCCCATATCCATAACCCGAACACCTCAAGTCCAAGACCCGCCATAAATCTGGGTCGGAGCAGATACGATGCCAGGCTTTACACACTTTGCGAGCACTCAGCATGAGAAACGCACCTTCACGCTGAAGAATCGGTATTAGAAGCTCCGGTGGCAGTTCCGACCAGTTCCCACTCCTCTCTGCCGGCGCTGAATTTGAGGGCGCTGCCATTGATTTTACAGGGGCACCGCTGAATTTGAGGGTTTATGGGCTCTTAAGTTAAGCTTGCGTATATTTTAATTAACAgcttatatttttttaaaaattatacttaACTTTATATAATGTGATAATTTTTAGgacttttttgaaaaatacctaaatataaaaataattttgtaaatatagtgtattttttaaaaaaaatacaaaaatacttTATCATTTGCAAAAATATTATTTccaattttttttacaaaaatacggTTTTTGGCAACTGAAATCAACTCGATGCAATTTTTGACGAGTTTGTTCAATTACATGCAACCTCAAATATTACCAAAAAAACTTCATTTAACTAATTGCACATATCTGGTTAATTTTGGTTTATTCCgtattttgcaaaaaaaaattagaagatagtaaaatcgtaaaaaaacttagaaaaaatagtatttttgataatttttgataatttttattttattttaatttgaaaatttaaCTATATTAGTTAGATTTTTAATTAATTggtattaataatttataatttatattaataaataacAAGAGTAGTAAATTTTTGTTTAGTAAAAGGagaagtttgatttttttttaatgtATGTGTATCCAAGAATGACGTCAAAAAAATTTGGTATGTTATTCATGAAACGTTTTTGTATTGTGTGTCCAATTTATAATTTTAGGTAAATTTACATGTTTATTTTGTATTTATGACATATAATAAAAAAACCGAATTCATAATTAGTTACTAATATCTCTTTTTTCCGAGAAATAGACCAAAATTACTTTTGGGTGTAACATAGTTCAGAAtgttattttgaaaataataatcCAAAATATCATTTCATCACATTACATTGTTTAGTGTTTGAAAAATAACCCAAAACGTTATACGATTTAGCgttttgttatgtttttattttacTTTTCAAAGTCCATCACGTTACATTTTATTTTACTTTTCAAAGTCCATCACGTTACTTCATGTAACGTTTTGtatgtttttgtttttttttattttaaactTTTTTTGATATATTGTTTAGAGACCCCTAAACATCATTTAATGCTACATTTTcgatatttctttttatttaatatttttaaaatttaagagtataccataatttaacaatttttaacattcaGGTTTTGTCAATTCCCTTTTGTGTTTTAGAAATATGAAAAAAGAAATTAATAAATGTTACACCGATTTAGGATTTAGGGACCTAAACCCTAATAACCAAAAATGtaaaatttaaattaaacaatttt is a genomic window of Apium graveolens cultivar Ventura unplaced genomic scaffold, ASM990537v1 ctg1091, whole genome shotgun sequence containing:
- the LOC141699706 gene encoding uncharacterized protein LOC141699706, with the protein product MQSFLGKIRVVTRHLHKNVDYISDRAFASLSPGGSNQFTSIALPAMTNCSWVRFWTSPISSSWSASLGAMKSTILSRCITTIGNSDSSLKDNPAPLLDVVPRIKFKRLDKTARNIVQILDQEAVEEVKAQREIPEIKPGHIIQLKVETPENKRRISTLKGIVIARRNAGLNTTIRLRRLITGIGVESLFPLYSPNIKEIKVLDKKKVRRAKLYYLRDRLNPLKNK
- the LOC141699707 gene encoding F-box protein SKIP19-like, with product MAAPSNSAPAERSGNWSELPPELLIPILQREGAFLMLSARKVCKAWHRICSDPDLWRVLDLRCSGYGYGPPLETMARQAVDLSSGKLLDLTIAFWATDRLLLYISQRSSQLRRLHLISCVNFTYPGLIEVVKRLPLLEELHFHRIFISGQVVEAAGKCCPQLKSFKLHSLRKGQRVQSNEEAEAVAKNMPGLRH